In one Candidatus Taylorbacteria bacterium genomic region, the following are encoded:
- a CDS encoding crossover junction endodeoxyribonuclease RuvC, which translates to MRIIAIDPGYERLGIAILERDNRIDRLLFSECFKTPSKIEFNKRLSMIGKEIAKLIRKFKPEILAIETLFFNSNQKTAMNVAEARGVIIYEASRNGIEVKEFTPLQVKMAITSYGRGDKKQMIAMIPKLINIEKKVRNDDEYDAIGVGITCLASIRSVTRHM; encoded by the coding sequence ATGCGTATAATAGCAATCGACCCCGGATACGAGCGTCTCGGTATCGCGATTTTGGAGCGGGACAATAGAATCGACCGACTGCTTTTTTCTGAATGTTTCAAGACACCATCCAAAATTGAGTTCAACAAGCGACTGTCCATGATCGGCAAGGAAATTGCAAAATTGATACGCAAATTCAAGCCAGAAATACTCGCCATCGAAACGTTGTTTTTCAACAGCAATCAGAAAACCGCAATGAATGTGGCAGAGGCAAGAGGAGTCATCATTTATGAAGCCTCGAGAAATGGCATTGAGGTCAAGGAGTTTACTCCCCTTCAGGTGAAAATGGCTATCACAAGTTATGGACGAGGCGACAAAAAGCAAATGATTGCCATGATTCCCAAGCTCATTAACATTGAAAAGAAAGTCAGAAACGACGATGAATATGACGCGATCGGAGTGGGAATAACGTGTCTTGCGTCAATACGAAGCGTAACGCGACACATGTAA
- a CDS encoding YebC/PmpR family DNA-binding transcriptional regulator, giving the protein MSGHNKWSQIKRQKEKTDGARSQVFAKFGKLIADEARKAKGDMNAPALKTAIERAKASNMPNDNIERALKKATADKAGAMESIIYEAYGPGGCAMIIEILTANRNKAAQEVKFILSKNGYALAGIGAAAWAFEKKDGVWSPTTTVPLSEDDLIKLEALVNELENNEEVQEVYCNVQ; this is encoded by the coding sequence ATGTCTGGTCACAATAAATGGTCACAAATAAAACGTCAAAAGGAGAAAACGGATGGCGCAAGAAGTCAGGTTTTTGCCAAATTCGGAAAACTCATAGCAGATGAAGCGAGAAAAGCAAAGGGAGACATGAATGCCCCAGCATTAAAAACGGCGATCGAGCGGGCGAAAGCTTCCAATATGCCAAATGACAACATCGAGCGAGCTCTCAAAAAGGCGACCGCGGACAAGGCAGGCGCGATGGAATCCATTATCTACGAAGCGTACGGACCGGGAGGATGCGCCATGATTATTGAAATCCTGACAGCGAACCGTAATAAAGCGGCACAGGAAGTAAAATTCATTCTTTCAAAAAACGGCTATGCGCTCGCGGGAATAGGCGCGGCGGCCTGGGCATTTGAAAAAAAAGATGGCGTATGGTCACCAACCACGACAGTTCCGCTCTCCGAAGACGATTTAATAAAGCTCGAAGCTCTAGTGAACGAATTAGAAAATAATGAAGAGGTGCAGGAAGTTTATTGCAATGTGCAATAA
- a CDS encoding type II toxin-antitoxin system RelE/ParE family toxin has product MIITYHHLVTTRDIPSLDSTIKIRVKRAIEEKLTFDPLHYGTPLHATLKQLWKIRVGDWRILFTIIEKREVFIVLIAHRKDVYKLAEKRL; this is encoded by the coding sequence ATGATTATCACCTACCATCATCTCGTCACAACCCGCGATATTCCATCTTTGGACTCAACAATCAAGATTCGAGTGAAGCGCGCTATCGAAGAGAAACTGACCTTTGATCCCTTACACTACGGCACTCCACTCCATGCAACATTAAAACAGCTATGGAAGATTCGAGTTGGAGATTGGAGAATACTCTTTACCATTATTGAAAAACGAGAAGTATTTATCGTGCTTATTGCCCATAGAAAAGATGTTTACAAACTTGCAGAAAAAAGATTGTAG
- the ruvB gene encoding Holliday junction branch migration DNA helicase RuvB gives MSKNKKTPEKTENEEEKGEEIYLDQTLRPSRWDDYIGQKSIKENLRILLTAAKERNHPPEHLLFYGPPGLGKTTLAHLIAKETGSQIKITSGPAIEKVGDLASILTNLSPGDILFIDEIHRLNKTIEEVLYPAMESGSLDIIIGKGPSARTIQLELPAFTLIAATTRIAGLSKPLQSRFSGGVFRLEFYTKEEIEEIIKRSAKILKVPIEKEAAEEIASRARFTPRTANYLLKRSRDFAQVKKSKLSKEAVRDALALLGIDVLGLTNSDREILRCIINKFSGGPVGLNTLAASLSEEQATIEEFNEPYLLQVGLIERTPRGRVVTSSGYAHLNLKTPKNLQEKLL, from the coding sequence ATGAGTAAAAACAAAAAAACACCCGAGAAAACAGAAAACGAGGAAGAAAAAGGCGAGGAAATATACCTCGACCAGACTTTACGCCCTTCCCGCTGGGACGACTACATAGGCCAGAAATCAATCAAAGAAAATCTTCGGATTCTTCTTACTGCTGCCAAAGAGAGGAACCACCCTCCGGAACATTTACTCTTCTATGGTCCTCCGGGATTGGGAAAAACCACTCTCGCTCACTTGATTGCCAAAGAGACCGGCTCCCAGATAAAAATCACGTCTGGCCCCGCCATAGAAAAAGTTGGCGATCTCGCATCAATCCTTACCAATCTTTCTCCCGGAGACATTCTCTTTATTGATGAAATCCACCGCCTGAACAAAACAATCGAAGAAGTGCTCTACCCCGCCATGGAGTCGGGCTCCCTCGACATTATCATCGGCAAAGGTCCTTCTGCGCGCACTATCCAGCTCGAGTTGCCCGCTTTTACTTTGATTGCCGCAACAACGCGCATCGCAGGTCTCTCGAAGCCACTACAGTCGAGGTTCTCCGGCGGAGTCTTTCGCTTAGAGTTCTACACCAAGGAAGAGATAGAGGAAATTATCAAACGCTCTGCGAAAATTCTCAAAGTCCCCATCGAAAAAGAGGCGGCGGAAGAAATCGCCAGCCGTGCGCGGTTTACACCAAGAACGGCAAACTATCTTTTGAAGCGTTCCCGCGATTTTGCGCAGGTTAAAAAAAGTAAACTCTCGAAAGAAGCGGTCCGAGACGCTCTCGCGCTTTTAGGAATTGATGTTCTCGGTCTTACGAATTCTGACAGAGAAATCCTGCGATGCATCATCAACAAATTTTCGGGCGGTCCCGTCGGCCTAAATACTCTCGCCGCATCGCTCTCCGAAGAACAAGCAACCATTGAAGAATTCAACGAGCCGTATCTCCTTCAAGTCGGTCTGATTGAGCGCACACCACGTGGCAGAGTGGTCACCTCTTCCGGTTACGCGCACCTCAACCTCAAAACTCCTAAAAATCTGCAAGAGAAATTGCTTTAA
- a CDS encoding ATPase, T2SS/T4P/T4SS family, with the protein MVIQFDEDKQNKDVDELHKREEEELAELVANQHGLEYSNLSMVPINMDALRIVSEQKARVAKLAPFNLVDKNIQIAVVAPDNTDTEKQVAELETKGFHVTKVVVSMRSLVGAWEKYKDMSFAEETKSGSLEISNAEISELLTKVKTKEEIKKYIQELLAQPKGFRISRILEIILAGAITTGASDIHIEPEEGYVTLRFRLDGVLNTILTFERDTYFLILSRVKLLSGLKLNVKETAQDGRFSVKINDLDIEIRTSTLPGAYSESIVLRVLNPNSISVPLTDLGINAKLLAILEKEIARPNGLILTTGPTGSGKTTTLYAFLKKIHTPDIKIITIEDPIEYHLPGIVQTQTDNDKGYTFLSGLRSALRQDPDIIMVGEIRDSETAEIAINSALTGHLVFSTLHTNNAGGAFPRLIDLGVNPKIFTSAINIAMAQRLVRKLCEFCKKETPLEGQDKIIIEKILASIFDKSYLVPAEKMWVSVGCEKCNNTGYKGRTGVYEAIITDQGIEDVVLSNPSEREIRKAAEHQGILDMKQDGILKVLSGMTSLVELRRVLDLEEDM; encoded by the coding sequence ATGGTGATTCAATTTGACGAAGACAAACAGAATAAAGACGTGGACGAGCTCCACAAACGGGAGGAAGAAGAGCTCGCGGAGCTTGTGGCAAATCAACACGGCCTCGAGTATTCGAATCTCTCGATGGTGCCCATCAACATGGACGCACTTCGTATCGTAAGCGAGCAAAAAGCTCGCGTCGCCAAACTCGCTCCGTTTAACCTTGTCGACAAAAACATTCAAATTGCCGTAGTGGCGCCCGACAACACCGATACCGAAAAGCAGGTGGCGGAACTCGAAACTAAAGGCTTTCATGTCACAAAAGTCGTAGTATCCATGCGAAGCCTCGTCGGAGCTTGGGAGAAATACAAAGATATGTCTTTCGCGGAGGAGACGAAATCCGGCTCGCTTGAAATTTCAAACGCGGAGATATCCGAGCTTCTGACAAAGGTCAAAACAAAAGAAGAAATCAAAAAATATATTCAGGAACTGCTGGCCCAGCCGAAAGGTTTCAGGATATCGAGGATTTTGGAGATTATTCTAGCCGGTGCAATAACAACCGGCGCATCCGACATTCATATCGAACCCGAGGAAGGATACGTGACGTTGCGTTTTCGGCTTGACGGAGTTCTCAACACCATCTTAACTTTTGAAAGAGACACTTACTTCCTTATCCTCTCTCGGGTAAAACTTCTCTCGGGATTGAAGTTGAACGTCAAAGAAACTGCACAGGACGGAAGATTTTCCGTAAAGATAAACGACCTTGATATTGAAATAAGAACATCAACTTTGCCCGGGGCATACAGCGAGTCTATTGTGCTTCGAGTGTTGAATCCAAACAGCATCTCAGTCCCTCTCACTGACCTCGGCATCAACGCCAAGCTTCTGGCGATTCTGGAGAAAGAAATCGCGAGGCCAAACGGTTTAATCCTCACCACTGGCCCCACCGGCTCAGGAAAAACCACTACCCTCTACGCCTTTTTGAAAAAAATCCATACTCCCGACATCAAAATCATCACCATCGAAGACCCCATCGAATATCATCTCCCCGGCATTGTCCAAACCCAGACTGATAACGACAAAGGATACACCTTCCTCTCGGGACTTCGCTCCGCTCTGCGACAAGACCCGGACATTATCATGGTGGGAGAAATCAGAGACTCGGAGACGGCAGAGATCGCCATCAACTCCGCCTTGACCGGACATCTCGTCTTTTCAACGCTCCATACTAATAACGCAGGAGGTGCTTTCCCCCGCCTCATAGACCTTGGAGTGAATCCGAAAATATTCACCTCCGCCATCAACATCGCCATGGCGCAAAGGCTTGTCCGAAAACTCTGTGAATTTTGCAAAAAAGAAACACCACTTGAAGGGCAGGACAAGATCATTATCGAGAAAATTCTCGCAAGCATCTTTGACAAATCGTACCTCGTGCCTGCAGAGAAAATGTGGGTAAGCGTAGGATGTGAAAAGTGCAACAACACGGGATACAAAGGAAGAACCGGCGTCTACGAAGCAATTATCACAGACCAGGGTATCGAGGACGTGGTGTTGAGCAATCCCTCCGAGCGAGAAATTAGAAAAGCTGCAGAGCATCAGGGAATTCTTGATATGAAGCAGGATGGAATATTAAAAGTTCTATCTGGGATGACTTCGCTTGTAGAACTTCGAAGAGTGCTCGATCTGGAGGAGGACATGTAA